From the Salinimicrobium tongyeongense genome, one window contains:
- the rplR gene encoding 50S ribosomal protein L18, which produces MAVSKQDRRTKIKKRIRRDISGTQARPRLSVFRSNKEIYAQIVNDVDGKTLVSASSRDKEVASATVENKIEQAALVGKAIAEKALKAGIETISFDRGGYLYHGRVKSLAEGAREGGLKF; this is translated from the coding sequence ATGGCAGTTTCAAAACAAGATAGAAGAACTAAGATCAAGAAAAGGATCAGAAGAGATATTAGCGGTACTCAGGCTCGTCCAAGACTTTCAGTATTTAGGAGCAATAAAGAAATTTATGCTCAAATAGTGAATGATGTGGATGGAAAAACTTTGGTATCAGCTTCTTCAAGAGATAAAGAAGTTGCATCAGCAACTGTAGAGAATAAAATTGAGCAGGCAGCTCTAGTTGGAAAAGCTATTGCTGAAAAAGCTTTAAAAGCCGGGATTGAGACCATCTCTTTTGATAGAGGAGGTTATTTGTACCACGGAAGAGTAAAATCATTAGCAGAAGGTGCTCGCGAAGGAGGACTAAAATTCTAA
- the ykgO gene encoding type B 50S ribosomal protein L36 — translation MKVRASIKKRSAECKIVRRKGRLYVINKKNPKFKQRQG, via the coding sequence ATGAAAGTTAGAGCATCAATTAAAAAAAGAAGTGCCGAGTGCAAGATTGTGCGAAGAAAAGGCAGACTATACGTGATTAACAAAAAGAATCCAAAATTTAAACAAAGACAAGGGTAG
- the rpmD gene encoding 50S ribosomal protein L30 — protein sequence MGKIKVTQVKSAIKRTQNQKRTLEALGLRKLGQVVEHENTPNILGMVNKVNHLVSVEETK from the coding sequence ATGGGAAAAATAAAAGTTACTCAGGTAAAAAGTGCTATTAAGCGCACTCAAAACCAAAAACGTACTTTGGAAGCACTTGGGCTAAGAAAACTTGGTCAGGTTGTGGAGCACGAGAATACGCCAAACATCCTTGGTATGGTAAATAAAGTAAATCACTTAGTCTCTGTAGAGGAGACCAAATAA
- the carA gene encoding glutamine-hydrolyzing carbamoyl-phosphate synthase small subunit, which translates to MKYQTRKKAILLLEDGTIFHGKAVGDKDGKAFGEVCFNTGMTGYQEIFTDPSYFGQIMVTTNAHIGNYGANEDEKEAEKAQISGLVCKNFSYHQSRPAADETLKQFLDRSELFAISDIDTRALVTYIRENGAMNAVLTTQFEDLDALKQELANVPDMNGLELASKVSTKEPYFFGSESARFKVAVLDVGVKKSILKHLASRDVYCKVFPYDTTYAEMKAWEPHGYLLSNGPGDPQPLKNAIQVAKDIIAEDKPLFGICLGHQIIALANGISTYKMHHGHRGINHPILNLETGKGEITSQNHGFSVSKEETESHPDVVITHTHLNDQTVAGIRMKNKNCFSVQYHPEASPGPNDAHYLFDEFIHNLIGEEITAE; encoded by the coding sequence ATGAAATACCAAACTAGAAAAAAAGCCATTTTACTACTCGAAGACGGTACCATCTTTCACGGCAAAGCAGTGGGGGATAAAGACGGAAAAGCCTTTGGCGAGGTCTGTTTCAATACGGGAATGACCGGGTACCAGGAAATTTTTACCGATCCGTCTTACTTCGGACAAATTATGGTCACCACCAATGCCCATATTGGGAATTACGGTGCTAACGAAGATGAAAAGGAAGCCGAAAAGGCACAAATCTCAGGTTTGGTGTGCAAAAATTTCAGTTATCACCAATCCCGTCCCGCAGCCGATGAAACCCTCAAGCAATTCCTTGACCGAAGTGAGCTTTTTGCCATTTCCGATATCGATACCCGTGCGCTGGTAACTTACATTAGGGAAAATGGCGCCATGAACGCCGTCTTGACCACTCAGTTTGAAGACTTAGACGCCCTGAAACAGGAACTTGCCAATGTGCCCGATATGAATGGTCTCGAACTGGCTTCAAAAGTGTCGACCAAAGAACCTTATTTCTTCGGAAGTGAATCTGCTCGTTTTAAAGTCGCCGTACTCGATGTGGGGGTCAAAAAGAGCATTTTAAAGCACCTTGCCTCGCGAGATGTATACTGCAAGGTCTTTCCTTACGATACCACTTATGCCGAAATGAAGGCTTGGGAACCTCACGGCTACCTGCTTTCCAACGGCCCCGGTGATCCCCAGCCTCTCAAAAATGCCATTCAGGTCGCTAAAGATATTATTGCTGAAGATAAACCGCTTTTCGGGATTTGCCTTGGTCACCAGATCATCGCCCTGGCAAACGGCATTTCTACCTATAAAATGCACCATGGCCACAGGGGGATAAACCATCCAATTCTTAACCTGGAGACCGGGAAAGGGGAAATTACCTCTCAAAATCATGGTTTTTCGGTAAGTAAAGAAGAAACTGAAAGTCATCCCGATGTAGTTATTACCCACACTCACCTCAATGACCAGACCGTGGCGGGAATAAGGATGAAAAATAAGAATTGCTTCTCGGTTCAATACCACCCCGAGGCCAGTCCAGGGCCAAACGATGCTCATTATCTGTTCGATGAGTTTATTCACAACCTGATAGGCGAAGAAATCACAGCTGAATAA
- the rplF gene encoding 50S ribosomal protein L6, whose amino-acid sequence MSRIGKSPITIPQGVTVDIKDGVVTVKGKLGELTQEFSEIDITIEDGVITFERPSEKKDHKAKHGLYRALINNMIEGVSKGFTHELELVGVGYRASNQGQKLDLAVGYSHNIVLDLAPEVKVETISDKGKNPIVKLTSHDKQLVGQVAAKIRSFRAPEPYKGKGIKFKGEQLRRKAGKSA is encoded by the coding sequence ATGTCCAGAATAGGTAAAAGTCCAATCACAATTCCACAAGGTGTTACAGTAGACATTAAGGACGGAGTTGTTACGGTAAAAGGAAAATTAGGTGAACTAACTCAGGAGTTTTCTGAGATTGATATCACTATTGAAGATGGAGTAATCACATTTGAACGTCCTTCAGAAAAGAAAGATCACAAAGCAAAACACGGTCTTTACCGTGCTTTGATCAATAACATGATCGAAGGTGTTTCTAAGGGTTTCACTCATGAACTTGAATTAGTAGGTGTTGGGTACCGTGCGTCTAACCAGGGTCAAAAATTGGACCTGGCAGTTGGGTACTCTCATAACATTGTCTTAGATTTGGCCCCCGAAGTAAAAGTGGAAACAATTTCAGATAAAGGTAAGAACCCTATTGTGAAATTGACTTCACATGACAAGCAATTAGTTGGCCAGGTAGCTGCAAAGATCAGATCTTTCCGTGCGCCTGAACCTTATAAAGGTAAAGGTATTAAGTTCAAAGGTGAACAGTTACGTAGAAAAGCAGGTAAATCAGCTTAA
- the rplQ gene encoding 50S ribosomal protein L17, with the protein MRHGKKTNHLGRQTAHRKAMLANMACSLIEHKRINTTVAKAKALKQFVEPLVTKSKEDTTHNRRLVFSKLRDKNAISELFREVAPKVGDRPGGYTRIIKLGNRLGDNADMALIELVDYNETYNVNKPEKKKSTRRAGRSKKSSDAAQAKPEASAEDKKDEGNKE; encoded by the coding sequence ATGAGACACGGAAAAAAGACAAATCACCTCGGAAGACAAACTGCCCATCGTAAGGCGATGCTTGCAAATATGGCTTGTTCTCTAATCGAGCACAAACGTATTAACACTACTGTGGCAAAAGCAAAAGCTTTGAAGCAATTTGTTGAGCCTTTGGTAACCAAGTCTAAAGAAGATACTACCCACAACAGGAGACTGGTATTCAGCAAACTTCGCGATAAGAATGCAATTTCAGAATTGTTCCGTGAAGTAGCTCCTAAAGTAGGTGATCGTCCGGGAGGATACACCAGGATCATTAAACTTGGAAACAGGTTAGGTGATAATGCAGATATGGCACTTATTGAACTTGTAGATTACAACGAAACCTACAACGTCAACAAGCCAGAGAAGAAGAAATCTACCCGTAGAGCTGGTAGAAGTAAAAAATCTTCTGATGCTGCACAGGCAAAACCCGAGGCTTCTGCTGAAGATAAAAAAGACGAAGGAAACAAGGAATAA
- the rpsD gene encoding 30S ribosomal protein S4: MARYTGPKTKIARKFGEAIFGDDKSFEKRNYPPGQHGNNRRRGKKSEYAVQLMEKQKAKYTYGILERQFRNMFEKATRAQGITGEVLLQLCESRLDNVVYRMGIAPSRRAARQLVSHRHITVNGELVNIPSYQLKAGDVVGVREKSKSLTAIQDSLANSSSVYEWITFNNQTKQGTYVSVPGRVQIPENINEQFIVELYSK, translated from the coding sequence ATGGCAAGATATACTGGTCCAAAGACTAAAATCGCCCGTAAATTCGGGGAAGCTATTTTCGGAGATGACAAATCATTCGAAAAAAGGAATTATCCTCCGGGACAACACGGTAACAACCGTCGTCGCGGTAAAAAATCTGAATATGCTGTCCAGTTAATGGAGAAGCAAAAAGCAAAGTATACCTATGGTATTCTTGAGCGTCAATTCAGGAACATGTTTGAAAAAGCTACCCGCGCCCAGGGAATTACCGGGGAGGTGCTTTTGCAATTATGTGAGTCTCGTTTAGATAACGTGGTTTATAGAATGGGTATTGCCCCATCAAGACGTGCTGCAAGACAATTGGTTTCTCACAGGCATATCACTGTAAATGGAGAGTTAGTAAACATTCCATCTTACCAGTTAAAAGCAGGAGATGTTGTAGGAGTAAGAGAGAAATCCAAATCCTTAACTGCCATCCAGGATTCATTAGCTAATTCCAGCAGTGTTTACGAATGGATCACATTTAATAATCAGACCAAACAGGGAACTTATGTTTCTGTTCCGGGAAGAGTACAAATTCCCGAAAATATAAATGAACAATTCATCGTCGAATTATATTCGAAATAA
- the rpsE gene encoding 30S ribosomal protein S5, which translates to MYQDYKNVELVKPGGLELKDRLVGVQRVTKVTKGGRAFGFSAIVVVGDENGVVGQGLGKSKEVADAIAKAVEDAKKNLVRIPLNKGTLPHEQKGKYGGARVMLLPAAPGTGVIAGGAIRAVLESVGVHDVLSKNQGSSNPHNVVKATFDALLQLRSAETVARQRGISLEKVFKG; encoded by the coding sequence ATGTATCAGGATTATAAAAATGTAGAACTTGTAAAACCGGGTGGACTTGAATTAAAAGACCGCTTGGTTGGTGTACAACGTGTTACCAAAGTTACAAAAGGTGGTAGGGCTTTTGGCTTTTCTGCTATTGTGGTTGTAGGTGACGAGAATGGGGTTGTAGGCCAGGGTTTAGGTAAATCTAAAGAAGTAGCCGATGCTATCGCTAAAGCGGTTGAAGACGCTAAGAAAAACCTGGTGCGTATTCCTCTTAATAAAGGAACGCTTCCTCACGAGCAAAAAGGTAAATATGGTGGAGCCAGGGTAATGTTATTGCCTGCAGCACCGGGTACCGGAGTTATTGCTGGTGGTGCTATTCGTGCGGTACTTGAATCTGTTGGGGTTCATGACGTGCTTTCTAAGAACCAGGGGTCTTCAAACCCGCACAACGTGGTGAAAGCTACTTTTGATGCTTTGCTTCAATTAAGAAGTGCTGAGACTGTTGCCCGTCAACGCGGTATTTCTCTTGAAAAAGTTTTTAAAGGATAA
- a CDS encoding citrate synthase, protein MSKVATLKIDGKTYDLPMVVGTEKEVALDITQLRGQSGAITLDPGYKNTGACESAITFLDGEEGILRYRGYSIEELAEKADFLEVAYLLIFGELPTESQLQKFNTDILDQSIVNEDMKTVLKGFPQSAHPMGVLASLTSALTAFNPKSVNVESEEDMYRAIVKILAKFPVLAAWTLRKKKDQLLYNKDTNIGYVESFLKMMFQDDNPKKNYKQNKVVVNALDKLLILHADHEQNCSTSTVRIVGSSHAGLFASISAGVSALWGPLHGGANQAVIEMLEEIKADGGDTSKFIAKAKDKDDPFRLMGFGHRVYKNFDPRARIIKKAADEVLGQLGVEDPILEIAKGLEKAALEDPYFVERKLYPNVDFYSGIIYRAMGIPTEMFTVMFAVGRLPGWIAQWREMRLRKEPIGRPRQVYIGETKRSFKDISKR, encoded by the coding sequence ATGTCAAAAGTAGCTACTTTAAAAATAGATGGAAAGACCTATGACCTGCCAATGGTTGTAGGCACAGAGAAAGAAGTTGCCCTGGATATTACGCAGTTGCGAGGGCAGAGTGGAGCAATAACCTTAGATCCCGGGTACAAGAATACCGGGGCCTGCGAGAGTGCAATTACTTTTCTTGATGGCGAAGAGGGGATCTTAAGGTACCGGGGATATTCCATAGAAGAACTGGCTGAAAAAGCCGATTTTCTAGAAGTAGCTTATCTTTTAATTTTTGGGGAATTACCAACCGAAAGTCAGTTGCAGAAGTTCAATACCGATATTCTCGATCAAAGCATTGTGAATGAGGATATGAAAACTGTGCTTAAAGGTTTTCCTCAATCGGCACACCCAATGGGAGTGCTGGCTTCGCTTACCAGTGCCCTTACCGCTTTCAACCCAAAGTCGGTTAACGTGGAGTCTGAAGAAGATATGTACCGGGCCATTGTGAAGATCCTTGCAAAATTCCCTGTGCTTGCTGCATGGACCCTTCGCAAGAAGAAAGACCAGTTGCTTTACAATAAGGATACCAACATTGGGTATGTTGAGAGCTTCCTGAAAATGATGTTCCAGGATGATAATCCCAAGAAAAACTACAAGCAGAACAAAGTAGTGGTAAACGCACTTGATAAGTTGCTTATCCTTCATGCAGATCACGAGCAAAACTGTTCTACATCAACTGTGAGAATTGTGGGTTCTTCCCATGCCGGGTTATTTGCTTCAATTTCAGCAGGAGTTTCTGCGCTATGGGGGCCACTTCACGGTGGGGCCAACCAGGCGGTGATCGAAATGCTTGAAGAGATCAAAGCCGACGGTGGAGATACTTCAAAATTCATCGCAAAAGCCAAAGATAAAGATGACCCCTTCAGGCTAATGGGCTTTGGTCACAGGGTTTATAAGAACTTTGATCCAAGAGCCAGGATCATCAAAAAAGCAGCCGATGAAGTACTGGGCCAGCTTGGGGTAGAAGATCCAATCTTAGAAATCGCCAAAGGTCTTGAAAAAGCAGCTTTGGAAGATCCGTACTTTGTTGAAAGAAAACTTTATCCAAACGTAGATTTCTATTCGGGTATCATTTATCGTGCTATGGGCATCCCAACCGAAATGTTCACCGTAATGTTTGCAGTTGGTCGTCTTCCGGGATGGATCGCCCAATGGAGGGAAATGAGACTTAGAAAAGAACCAATTGGTCGTCCAAGACAGGTATATATTGGGGAGACTAAACGTTCTTTTAAAGATATCAGTAAAAGATAG
- a CDS encoding DNA-directed RNA polymerase subunit alpha, with protein MAILNFQKPDKVIMIDSTDFEGKFEFRPLEPGYGLTVGNALRRVLLSSLEGFAITSVRIEGVEHEFSTIPGVVEDVTEIILNLKQIRFKRQIDEIDNEAVTISVSGQEQLTAGHFQKFISGFQILNPELVICNMDKKVNLNMEVTVEKGRGYVPAEENKKPNAPIGTIYTDSIYTPVKNVKYSIENYRVEQKTDYEKLVFEISTDGSIHPKEALTEAAKTLIHHFMLFSDERITLEADEIAQTETYDEESLHMRQLLKTKLVDMDLSVRALNCLKAAEVDTLGDLVSYNKNDLMKFRNFGKKSLTELEELVNNKGLNFGMDLSKYKLDKD; from the coding sequence ATGGCAATATTAAATTTTCAGAAGCCCGATAAAGTTATAATGATTGATTCAACCGATTTCGAAGGGAAATTTGAATTTCGCCCTTTGGAACCAGGTTATGGATTGACTGTTGGTAACGCTCTAAGAAGAGTTCTCTTATCTTCACTTGAAGGGTTCGCTATTACTTCGGTTCGCATCGAAGGAGTAGAGCACGAATTCTCAACTATCCCCGGGGTAGTGGAAGACGTAACCGAAATAATCTTGAATCTTAAACAGATCAGGTTTAAAAGGCAAATTGATGAAATAGACAATGAAGCCGTTACCATTTCTGTATCCGGTCAGGAGCAATTAACTGCAGGACACTTCCAAAAATTCATCTCAGGTTTCCAAATCCTTAACCCGGAGCTGGTGATCTGCAATATGGATAAGAAAGTTAACCTTAACATGGAGGTTACTGTAGAAAAGGGTAGAGGATACGTTCCTGCTGAAGAGAATAAAAAGCCAAACGCACCCATCGGTACCATCTATACAGATTCTATTTACACTCCTGTAAAGAATGTAAAATACAGCATCGAAAACTATAGGGTTGAGCAAAAAACCGATTATGAAAAATTGGTTTTTGAAATCTCTACAGATGGTTCTATTCATCCTAAAGAGGCACTTACCGAAGCTGCCAAAACCTTGATCCACCACTTTATGCTGTTCTCTGATGAGCGCATTACTTTGGAGGCCGATGAGATTGCACAGACTGAAACTTACGATGAAGAGTCACTTCATATGCGTCAGTTACTAAAAACCAAGTTGGTAGATATGGACCTTTCAGTTAGGGCATTGAACTGTCTTAAAGCTGCAGAAGTTGACACCCTTGGAGACCTAGTATCTTACAACAAGAACGATCTTATGAAGTTCAGAAACTTTGGTAAAAAATCGCTTACCGAACTTGAAGAGTTGGTAAACAACAAAGGTTTGAACTTTGGGATGGATCTATCAAAATACAAATTAGATAAAGACTAG
- the rpsM gene encoding 30S ribosomal protein S13 has translation MARIAGVDIPKQKRGVIALTYIFGIGKSRAQEILKEANVDESKKVSDWNDDEIGRIREAVGSFKIEGELRSEIQLSIKRLMDIGSYRGIRHRAGLPLRGQRTKNNSRTRKGRRKTVANKKKATK, from the coding sequence ATGGCTAGAATTGCAGGTGTTGATATACCAAAACAAAAGCGAGGCGTTATAGCATTGACCTATATCTTCGGAATTGGAAAGAGCAGAGCTCAGGAAATTCTCAAAGAGGCCAACGTAGATGAAAGTAAAAAAGTTTCCGATTGGAATGATGACGAAATCGGAAGAATTCGTGAGGCCGTTGGATCTTTTAAAATTGAAGGTGAATTGCGTTCAGAAATCCAGTTGAGCATCAAACGCTTAATGGATATTGGAAGTTATAGAGGAATTCGTCACAGAGCGGGACTTCCGTTAAGAGGACAAAGAACCAAGAATAACTCCAGAACCAGAAAAGGAAGAAGAAAAACAGTTGCCAACAAAAAGAAAGCAACTAAATAA
- the secY gene encoding preprotein translocase subunit SecY: MKFINTLKNIWKIEELKNRILVTLGLLLVYRFGAQVVLPGIDASQLANLATQTDGGLLGLLNAFTGGAFSNASVFALGIMPYISASIVVQLMGIAVPYLQKLQKEGESGRRRINQITRWLTIAITLVQGPGYIYNLFATLPSGAFLLGSTVTFVASSVIILTTGTIFAMWLGEKITDKGIGNGISLLIMVGIIATLPQAFIQEFASRVFESNGGMVMILIELVIWFVIILASVMLVMAVRQIPVQYARRTATGGYEKNVFGSRQYIPLKLNASGVMPIIFAQAIMFIPAAVAGLSQSETAQGVTAAFSDIFGFWYNLVFALLIIIFTYFYTAITVPTNKMADDLKRSGGFIPGIRPGTETAEFLDRIMSQITLPGSVFLALIAVFPAIIVSLLGVQAGWALFFGGTSLLIMVGVAIDTMQQVNSYLLNRHYDGLMKTGKNRKAVA, encoded by the coding sequence ATGAAATTCATCAATACATTAAAGAATATCTGGAAAATCGAGGAGCTAAAAAACAGAATTTTAGTGACCCTCGGTTTGTTGCTGGTGTATCGCTTTGGAGCACAGGTGGTGCTTCCTGGAATTGATGCGTCTCAATTAGCGAACCTCGCTACTCAAACTGATGGTGGTCTATTAGGGCTGCTTAACGCCTTTACAGGTGGTGCATTTTCTAATGCTTCTGTATTTGCTTTAGGTATTATGCCCTATATATCGGCATCTATTGTAGTGCAATTGATGGGAATTGCTGTTCCTTATCTTCAAAAACTTCAGAAGGAAGGAGAAAGTGGTCGTAGAAGGATCAACCAGATCACAAGATGGTTAACCATTGCTATTACCCTTGTTCAGGGACCAGGTTATATTTATAACCTTTTTGCCACCTTGCCTTCAGGTGCCTTTTTGCTTGGAAGTACAGTGACCTTTGTTGCTTCTTCGGTAATTATCCTTACTACAGGAACTATTTTTGCAATGTGGCTTGGAGAGAAGATCACAGATAAAGGTATTGGTAACGGTATCTCCCTTCTTATTATGGTGGGTATTATCGCTACATTGCCACAGGCTTTTATCCAGGAATTCGCTTCCAGAGTATTCGAATCCAATGGAGGAATGGTTATGATCCTTATTGAACTTGTAATATGGTTCGTGATTATTCTTGCCAGTGTAATGTTGGTGATGGCTGTTAGACAAATCCCCGTGCAGTATGCAAGAAGAACTGCTACCGGAGGATACGAGAAAAATGTTTTTGGTTCTAGACAATACATTCCATTGAAGCTTAATGCTTCTGGGGTTATGCCAATTATCTTCGCTCAGGCAATTATGTTCATTCCTGCAGCTGTTGCCGGACTTTCACAGTCTGAAACCGCCCAGGGAGTGACAGCCGCATTTAGCGATATCTTTGGCTTTTGGTACAATCTTGTGTTCGCGTTGTTAATTATAATTTTTACGTACTTTTACACCGCGATTACGGTACCTACCAATAAAATGGCAGACGATCTTAAAAGAAGTGGTGGTTTCATACCGGGGATAAGACCTGGAACAGAAACTGCAGAATTTTTAGATCGCATCATGTCGCAAATCACCCTGCCGGGTTCTGTTTTCTTAGCGCTTATCGCAGTGTTCCCTGCAATTATCGTTTCCCTTTTGGGAGTTCAGGCCGGATGGGCATTGTTCTTTGGAGGAACATCATTGTTAATTATGGTAGGAGTTGCAATTGATACCATGCAGCAGGTAAATTCATACTTGTTGAACAGGCACTATGATGGTCTTATGAAAACCGGTAAAAACAGAAAAGCAGTAGCATAA
- the rpsK gene encoding 30S ribosomal protein S11, whose product MAKAKATQKKRKVNVESIGEAHVTASFNNIIISLTNKKGDVISWSSAGKMGFRGSKKNTPYAAQLAAEDASKVAHEAGLRKVKVFVKGPGNGRESAIRSLHNAGIEVTEIIDVTPLPHNGCRPPKRRRV is encoded by the coding sequence ATGGCAAAAGCAAAAGCAACTCAAAAGAAACGTAAAGTAAATGTTGAGTCTATTGGAGAGGCGCATGTTACTGCTTCTTTTAACAACATTATCATTTCTTTGACTAATAAAAAAGGAGATGTGATTTCCTGGTCGTCTGCCGGTAAAATGGGCTTTAGAGGATCTAAGAAAAACACTCCTTATGCTGCACAATTGGCAGCAGAAGACGCATCAAAAGTAGCTCACGAGGCAGGTCTTCGTAAAGTGAAAGTATTTGTGAAAGGACCGGGTAACGGTAGAGAATCTGCGATTCGTTCCCTTCACAATGCAGGGATTGAAGTAACCGAGATCATTGATGTTACTCCACTTCCACACAACGGATGTCGTCCTCCAAAAAGACGTAGAGTTTAA
- the infA gene encoding translation initiation factor IF-1, whose product MAKQSAIEQDGTIIEALSNAMFRVELENGHVVTAHISGKMRMHYIKLLPGDKVKLEMSPYDLSKARITYRY is encoded by the coding sequence ATGGCAAAACAATCGGCGATAGAACAAGACGGAACGATCATTGAAGCATTGTCAAATGCAATGTTCCGGGTGGAGTTAGAGAACGGTCATGTTGTGACCGCGCATATTTCAGGTAAAATGCGAATGCATTACATCAAATTATTGCCTGGTGACAAAGTGAAATTAGAAATGAGCCCGTACGATTTATCTAAGGCTCGAATAACTTACAGATACTAA
- the eno gene encoding phosphopyruvate hydratase, producing MSVIINIHARQIFDSRGNPTVEVDVETENGIVGRAAVPSGASTGEHEAVELRDGGSDYMGKGVLQAIKNVNEVIAEELLGYSVFDQNVIDQAMIELDGTKNKSKLGANAILGVSLAVAKAAANELNMPLYRYVGGVSANTLPVPMMNIINGGSHSDAPIAFQEFMVMPVKAKNFSEALKMGTEIFHNLKKVLHKRGLSTAVGDEGGFAPTLDGTEDALDTILQSIKNAGYKPGEEVMIALDCASAEFYENGKYDYTKFEGESGKVRTSEEQAEYLAELASKYPIISIEDGMDENDWDGWKALTEKVGDKVQLVGDDLFVTNVERLSKGIENKIANSILIKVNQIGTLTETISAVNMAHNAGYTSVMSHRSGETEDNTIADLAVALNTGQIKTGSASRSDRMAKYNQLLRIEEELGSVAYFPQEKAFKVKK from the coding sequence ATGAGCGTTATAATAAATATACATGCCCGCCAGATTTTTGATTCCCGCGGAAATCCAACTGTTGAAGTTGATGTTGAAACTGAAAACGGTATTGTTGGAAGAGCTGCAGTTCCTTCTGGAGCTTCTACCGGAGAACATGAAGCCGTTGAGCTGCGCGACGGTGGCAGCGATTACATGGGAAAAGGGGTGCTTCAGGCTATAAAAAACGTTAACGAAGTTATTGCTGAAGAGCTGCTTGGATATTCTGTTTTTGATCAAAATGTGATCGATCAGGCCATGATCGAGCTTGACGGCACAAAAAATAAATCAAAGCTTGGTGCAAACGCCATTTTGGGGGTTTCCCTCGCGGTAGCCAAAGCTGCGGCAAACGAGCTTAACATGCCATTGTACCGTTACGTGGGTGGCGTTAGCGCAAATACGCTTCCGGTTCCCATGATGAACATCATTAACGGTGGTTCTCACAGTGATGCACCTATTGCTTTTCAGGAATTTATGGTAATGCCGGTAAAGGCCAAGAATTTTTCAGAAGCTCTAAAAATGGGCACCGAAATTTTCCACAACCTAAAAAAAGTGCTTCACAAAAGAGGTCTTAGCACTGCTGTGGGGGATGAAGGTGGTTTTGCGCCAACTTTAGACGGTACAGAAGATGCTTTAGACACTATTTTACAGTCTATCAAAAATGCCGGTTATAAGCCGGGAGAAGAAGTTATGATCGCACTGGACTGTGCTTCGGCTGAATTCTACGAAAACGGAAAATATGACTACACCAAATTCGAAGGAGAAAGCGGAAAAGTAAGAACAAGTGAAGAGCAGGCAGAGTACCTTGCTGAACTTGCTTCAAAATATCCTATCATTTCCATCGAAGACGGAATGGACGAAAATGACTGGGATGGCTGGAAAGCACTTACAGAAAAAGTAGGTGACAAAGTTCAGCTGGTAGGAGACGACCTGTTCGTGACTAACGTGGAGCGCCTTTCTAAAGGAATTGAAAACAAAATTGCGAATTCTATTCTTATTAAAGTGAACCAGATTGGTACTTTAACCGAAACGATTTCGGCTGTGAACATGGCTCACAATGCAGGTTATACTTCTGTAATGTCGCACCGCTCTGGAGAGACTGAAGACAATACGATAGCCGACCTGGCTGTGGCGCTTAACACGGGTCAGATCAAAACCGGTTCTGCTTCGCGTAGTGATCGTATGGCAAAATACAATCAGCTTCTGCGTATTGAAGAAGAACTTGGAAGTGTAGCTTATTTTCCGCAGGAAAAAGCTTTCAAGGTTAAGAAATAA
- the rplO gene encoding 50S ribosomal protein L15 — MDLSNLKPAKGSVQSNAKRVGRGEGSGKGGTATRGHKGAKSRSGYSRKIGFEGGQMPLQRRVPKFGFTNINRKDYLGINLDTLQTLVDEGRITDTVDMNVLIENGLAGKNELVKILGRGELKAKLKISVHKFTASAKQAIEAAGGEAVTL; from the coding sequence ATGGATTTAAGTAACTTAAAACCTGCGAAAGGTTCAGTTCAAAGTAACGCAAAGCGAGTTGGGCGTGGTGAAGGATCAGGGAAAGGCGGTACTGCTACCCGTGGTCACAAAGGTGCCAAATCTCGTTCTGGTTACTCTAGGAAAATAGGATTTGAAGGAGGGCAGATGCCACTTCAAAGACGTGTTCCAAAATTCGGTTTTACCAACATTAACCGTAAAGATTATCTGGGGATCAATCTTGATACACTTCAAACTTTGGTTGACGAAGGAAGAATCACCGATACAGTGGATATGAATGTTCTTATTGAGAACGGATTGGCTGGAAAAAACGAGTTGGTTAAGATATTAGGAAGAGGTGAATTAAAAGCTAAGTTGAAAATATCTGTTCATAAATTTACTGCCTCAGCAAAGCAGGCTATTGAAGCTGCTGGTGGTGAAGCTGTTACTTTATAA